TGGATTTTATGAATAAATAATTTTTTAATGTTTTAAAATTGTTATTTTATTTCCTTCCAATTTTATTATTTTTTCCTTTGATAATCTATTTAATTCTCTTGATAATGCACTTCTATCTGAAGATATAAACTCTGCTAATTTATCTCTATTATACGGTATTACTATATTATTAGATTTTTGTATATTAGACATATATTTCAAATAAAGYATTATTTTACTTCTTAAACTTTTTTGRCTTAGAATATCATTTTTTATAGAAAGGAATATATTTTTATCAGATAGAACCCTAATTAAATTTTTCAAAAAAGTTGAATTATTAAAAATATTATTAGTATTTATTTTTAATATTTTAGTATCTGTAAAAGATAATGCCTGTATAGTAGAAATTTTATTTGTAGATAAAGCAAAAGATTCAGCAAAAATATCTCCCGCATTTAATATATTAACTATATTTTTTCTCGCATCATCATATTCTTTGGAAACCTCTACCATACCATCTAATATTAAATAAATATTATCTATGTAGTCTCCTATATCTATAATGGTATTTCCTTTTTTATATGATTTATTTTGAAAGCTATTAATCATATTAAGAACATCATYTCTATCTATATTGCTGAATAAACTTGATTTTAATATTATATCTATATATTTTTCCATAAGACAAACCCTAAAACATCAATATATTCAATAAGTAATATAGTATTTTTTATTAAAAAATCAATATTAGTTAGTTGCTATAGCAACTGAGTTTTTTATAAAAAATTATATTATATAAACAT
This window of the Brachyspira sp. SAP_772 genome carries:
- a CDS encoding Crp/Fnr family transcriptional regulator; translated protein: MEKYIDIILKSSLFSNIDRBDVLNMINSFQNKSYKKGNTIIDIGDYIDNIYLILDGMVEVSKEYDDARKNIVNILNAGDIFAESFALSTNKISTIQALSFTDTKILKINTNNIFNNSTFLKNLIRVLSDKNIFLSIKNDILSQKSLRSKIXLYLKYMSNIQKSNNIVIPYNRDKLAEFISSDRSALSRELNRLSKEKIIKLEGNKITILKH